A stretch of the Theileria equi strain WA chromosome 1, complete sequence genome encodes the following:
- a CDS encoding hypothetical protein (encoded by transcript BEWA_020390A), whose product MDDSITFLQKKFEELENDLTLVEEKIKKELSHKYDAKVFDIHGHLLQTRGKVHKLFESITDLYSHKNELVNLLESQLVSSLTLRSIEKTVGCTIGADSESTEATARDLISSWKNIGSEEVKDLIQPVEPVKNDNVINTIQKPRVETEQQNIEFIPVSEEQFDSVPVLIKRRAKLEQVNQLLKHLFDIALKKNKCLPVRLKDLSEDGIQVYGQTGSSKIAILRYLKMVEVVNRDNTVQLLDSRFKGKPKRKLV is encoded by the exons atggatgattCTATaacatttttgcaaaaaaaG TTCGAAGAATTAGAAAATGACTTGACATTAGTAGAAGAAAAAATCAAAAAGGAATTATCTCACAAATATGATGCCAAAGTATTTGATATTCACGGCCACCTTCTACAGACTAGGGGAAAGGTCCACAAATTGTTTGAATCGATAACT GACCTCTATTCTCATAAAAATGAACTTGTAAATCTTTTAGAATCGCAACTAGTTTCTTCTCTCACTCTGAGAAGTATTGAG AAAACTGTCGGATGTACTATTGGTGCAGATAGTGAAAGCACAGAGGCAACGGCCAGAGATTTAATCTCCtcatggaagaatattgGTTCCGAAGAAGTCAAAGACCTGATTCAGCCAGTAGAACCTGTGAAGAACGATAATGTTATCAATACTATCCAAAAGCCCAGAGTTGAAACTGAGCAACAAAACATAGAATTTATCCCAGTATCCGAAGAGCAATTTGATAGTGTGCCTGTATTAATAAAGAGAAGGGCTAAACTAGAACAGGTGAACCAGCTCTTAAAACACTTGTTCGATATCGCTCTTAAAAAGAACAAGTGCCTACCTGTGAGGCTAAAGGATCTTTCAGAGGATGGAATCCAAGTATATGGTCAGACGGGTTCATcaaaaatcgcaattttACGTTATTTGAAGATGGTAGAAGTCGTAAACAGGGACAACACTGTCCAACTGCTAGATTCCAGGTTCAAAGGCAAACCTAAGAGGAAACTTGTCTGA
- a CDS encoding 60S ribosomal protein L23, putative (encoded by transcript BEWA_020360A), which yields MKRGRGGSGGNKLRVTLGLPVGALINCCDNSGGKNLYIIAVKGIGACLNRLPAASVGDMVLATVKKGRPDLRKKVLPAVIVRQRKAWRRREGYFIYFEDNAGVIVNPKGEMKGSAITGPVAKECAELWPKISAAAPSIV from the exons ATGAAGAGAG GACGTGGTGGTTCCGGTGGTAACAAATTGCGCGTTACTTTGGGTTTGCCAGTTGGAGCTTTAATCAACTGCTGCGACAACAGTGGTGGTAAGAATTTATACATTATCGCTGTCAAG GGTATTGGAGCATGTCTAAATCGCTTACCAGCCGCCTCAGTTGGCGATATGGTCTTGGCCACCGTCAAAAAGGGAAGGCCTGACTTGAGAAAGAAGGTCTTGCCCGCAGTCATTGTTCGCCAGAGAAAGGCCTGGAGACGCAGAGAAGGATACTTTATATATTTCGAGGATAATGCCGGTGTCATTGTCAACCCCAAGGGTGAAATGAAGGGATCTGCCATCACTGGTCCAGTTGCTAAGGAATGCGCAGAATTGTGGCCCAAAATCTCAGCTGCTGCACCATCTATTGTTTAA
- a CDS encoding syntaxin 5, putative (encoded by transcript BEWA_020370A), which produces MVSSVDRTSFFKREIAKNPNSTVLPTISKNNETRQFESEADVIHKELAKAKSKLSELSQLVRKRSLYLDNTNAIEQLTAQIKGIITNASNSIDTFETRLQNTRSNNEHTKLHHENMIALLRKQLFEATKSLKDLLHQRTQIMMEQESRRKLYSQNDLDSVPNWSVGRKRFMMQDLEADQQIDLESGEDMRPSVSLIADAKAEALANVQRAIGDLTQIFQRVTTYVVQQDEMIKRIDADTDISLDNIKTARNELVKYYNRISSNRTLVLKVFFLFVAFTIFYIMFLT; this is translated from the exons ATGGTGAGTTCGGTTGATAGgacaagttttttcaaGCGGGAGATCGCAAAAAATCCTAATTCCACTGTTCTGCCTACTATATCAAAGAACAATGAAACTCGACAATTCGAGTCAGAGGCAGACGTAATTCACAAAGAACTTGCAAAGGCAAAGTCAAAATTGTCAGAGTTATCGCAACTTGTGAGAAAGAGGAGTCTATACCTCGATAATACCAATGCTATCGAACAACTCACCGCGCAGATCAAAGGCATCATAACTAATGCGTCAAACTCGATAGATACGTTTGAAACACGCTTACAAAACACAAGATCTAATAATGAACACACAAAGTTGCATCATGAAAACATGATTGCACTCTTGAGAAAGCAACTCTTTGAGGCAACGAAAAGTCTAAAGGACTTGTTACACCAAAGAACGCAGATTATGATGGAACAAGAATCTAGACGAAAGCTATACTCACAAAATGACCTAGACAGCGTACCAAATTGGAGTGTTGGTAGGAAACGCTTCATGATGCAAGACCTAGAGGCAGACCAACAAATTGATCTTGAAAGCGGGGAAGATATGCGTCCATCGGTTTCTCTAATAGCCGATGCAAAGGCGGAAGCTTTGGCCAACGTCCAGAGAGCCATTGGGGATTTAACCCAGATATTCCAGAGAGTAACAACCTATGTAGTACAGCAGGACGAAATGATCAAGAGAATCGATGCGGACACAGACATTTCTCTAGATAACATCAAAACAG CTCGTAACGAACTTGTCAAGTATTACAATCGCATCTCCTCTAATCGCACATTGGTCTTAAAG gttttctttttatttGTAGCATTCACGATATTCTACATCATGTTCCTCACGTAA
- a CDS encoding hypothetical protein (encoded by transcript BEWA_020380A) → MGSRRVTDYDILRKYYTFLNDEKDNTWESNLVSSYHESLFKEYAVCDLSRYESGNIGLRWRSAHEVVSGKCEKICANTICNENANLKSYEVLFNYKEHDTSKQALVKVRVCKSCSKLLNYKKEFKTIAESSTKKDRSNSDSSKGSSHKKVKKESKKRR, encoded by the exons ATGGGTTCAAGAAGGGTAACAGATTATGATATATTGCGCaaatattatacatttctAAATGATGAG AAAGACAACACTTGGGAATCAAATCTAGTATCGTCATATCACGAATCTCTCTTTAAAGAGTATGCAGTATGCGATTTGTCCAGATATGAATCAGGAAAT ATTGGACTAAGATGGAGAAGCGCCCATGAAGTCGTGAGCGGAAAGTGTGAGAAGATTTGTGCAAACACAATATGTAATGAGAATGCTAACCTGAAAAGCTATGAGGTCTTATTCAATTACAAAGAACATGATACATCAAAACAA GCTCTTGTAAAGGTTCGTGTGTGTAAAAGCTGCTCAAAATTGTTGAATTATAAAAAAGAATTCAAAACAATCGCGGAATCATCCACCAAGAAAGATCGCTCTAACTCAGATTCATCAAAGGGATCCAGCCATAAAAAAGTGAAAAAGGAGAGTAAGAAAAGAAGATAA